The proteins below are encoded in one region of Polynucleobacter sp. AP-Nino-20-G2:
- the kdsA gene encoding 3-deoxy-8-phosphooctulonate synthase, with protein MSTFKLCGFDVGLDRRFFLIAGPCVIESEQSALDIAGQLKEITSSLGIPFIYKSSFDKANRSSGTSFRGLGMEKGLEILARVKREIGVPVLTDIHDISEIEPVSQVVDVLQTPAFLCRQTDFIRACAQSGKPVNFKKGQFLSPHEMLNVIEKARAAALEKNLPDQFMVCERGASFGYNNLVSDMRSLAIMREANAPVVFDATHSVQLPGGQGNASGGQREFVPVLARAAVAVGISGLFMETHPDPAKALSDGPNAVPLNRIKELLESLVAIDSVVKKSGTFLEDSFK; from the coding sequence ATGAGCACATTTAAGTTATGTGGTTTTGATGTCGGTCTTGATCGCCGTTTCTTTTTGATTGCGGGGCCTTGCGTCATTGAGTCTGAGCAGTCGGCACTGGATATCGCTGGTCAACTCAAGGAAATTACCTCATCTCTTGGTATACCGTTCATTTATAAATCCTCTTTCGATAAAGCCAATCGATCTTCGGGGACTTCATTCCGTGGGCTTGGCATGGAAAAGGGCCTTGAGATTTTGGCGCGCGTTAAACGTGAAATTGGTGTTCCCGTATTAACAGACATTCACGATATCAGCGAGATTGAGCCTGTATCTCAGGTGGTTGATGTTTTGCAAACACCAGCATTTTTGTGTAGACAGACGGATTTCATTCGCGCCTGCGCACAAAGTGGTAAGCCGGTAAATTTCAAGAAGGGACAGTTTCTTTCTCCTCATGAGATGTTGAACGTGATCGAAAAAGCACGCGCTGCAGCGCTTGAAAAAAATCTTCCCGATCAATTCATGGTTTGCGAACGTGGTGCTTCTTTTGGATACAACAATTTAGTTTCCGACATGCGAAGCCTAGCGATCATGCGCGAAGCGAATGCCCCGGTGGTATTTGATGCTACTCACTCGGTTCAGCTTCCAGGCGGTCAAGGCAATGCTAGTGGCGGTCAGCGTGAATTTGTGCCTGTTTTGGCCCGTGCAGCGGTAGCTGTCGGAATCAGTGGATTATTTATGGAGACCCATCCGGATCCCGCCAAAGCATTGTCAGATGGGCCCAATGCAGTGCCTTTAAATCGCATAAAAGAATTGCTTGAGTCTTTAGTTGCTATTGATTCTGTAGTGAAGAAATCTGGCACATTTTTAGAAGATAGTTTTAAGTAA
- a CDS encoding CTP synthase, whose product MTKYVFVTGGVVSSLGKGIAAASLAAILESRGLKVTLLKLDPYINVDPGTMSPLQHGEVFVTEDGAETDLDLGHYERFVSAKMRKSNNFTTGQIYESVISKERRGEYLGKTVQVIPHITNEIQAFVERGAKASHDGNADIAICEIGGTVGDIESLPFLEAARQMSIRLPKHSCAFVHLTLVPYISSAGELKTKPTQHSVQKLREIGIMPTVLLCRADRPIPEDERSKISLFSNVREEAVISVWDVDTIYKIPEMLQAQGMDDLICRELEIEAKPADLSVWANLVYELANPQHEVTIGMVGKYVELTESYKSLIEALRHAGIHNHTRVNINYIDSEVIEKDGVDCLKNLDAILVPGGFGKRGTEGKIAAIQYARENNVPYLGICLGMQLAVIEFARHVANISHANSTEFDPETEHPVVALITEWVDREGRVEKRNNESDLGGTMRLGSQRCPVKEGTLAHDIYGAEVNERHRHRYEVNNAYVPRLEKSGLIISARTPNESLPEMMELPSSMHPWFFGVQFHPEFTSTPRDGHPLFSAFIKASLIHQAATAKQIA is encoded by the coding sequence ATGACCAAATACGTTTTTGTCACTGGTGGTGTGGTTTCTTCTTTAGGGAAAGGAATCGCAGCTGCCTCGCTTGCCGCGATTCTCGAATCCCGCGGCCTGAAAGTCACCCTCCTAAAATTAGACCCTTATATCAACGTTGACCCGGGCACCATGAGTCCGCTTCAACATGGCGAAGTCTTTGTGACTGAAGATGGCGCCGAAACAGATCTTGACCTTGGCCACTATGAGCGTTTTGTTTCGGCAAAAATGCGCAAAAGTAATAACTTCACTACCGGTCAGATCTATGAATCTGTAATTAGCAAAGAGCGCCGAGGTGAATATCTTGGCAAGACGGTTCAAGTCATTCCCCATATTACGAATGAGATCCAAGCTTTTGTAGAGCGGGGCGCCAAAGCCAGTCATGATGGCAATGCTGATATCGCTATTTGTGAAATTGGCGGAACAGTGGGTGATATTGAGTCGCTTCCGTTCCTTGAAGCAGCTCGTCAAATGAGCATTCGCCTACCCAAGCATAGCTGCGCGTTTGTGCACCTTACATTGGTTCCATACATCAGTAGCGCAGGCGAATTGAAAACTAAGCCAACTCAACATTCCGTTCAAAAGCTGCGTGAGATTGGCATCATGCCAACCGTTTTGTTGTGCCGTGCCGATCGCCCAATCCCCGAGGATGAGCGCTCGAAGATTTCGCTCTTTTCGAATGTTCGGGAAGAGGCGGTTATTTCCGTATGGGATGTAGATACTATTTACAAGATTCCTGAAATGCTCCAAGCGCAGGGTATGGATGATTTGATTTGCCGTGAGCTTGAAATTGAAGCTAAGCCTGCAGACTTATCTGTTTGGGCAAATCTAGTGTATGAATTAGCCAATCCTCAGCATGAGGTGACTATTGGCATGGTAGGAAAGTATGTCGAGTTAACCGAGTCTTATAAATCTCTGATTGAGGCCTTGCGTCATGCTGGCATTCATAATCACACTCGGGTGAACATTAACTACATCGACTCAGAAGTGATTGAAAAAGACGGTGTAGATTGCCTTAAAAATTTAGACGCAATTTTGGTTCCCGGCGGTTTTGGTAAGCGTGGCACAGAAGGCAAGATTGCCGCAATTCAATATGCTCGCGAAAATAATGTGCCTTACCTTGGAATTTGCTTGGGTATGCAGTTGGCTGTTATTGAATTTGCACGACATGTGGCAAATATTTCTCACGCTAATAGTACGGAATTTGATCCAGAGACCGAGCACCCAGTTGTAGCCTTAATTACGGAGTGGGTTGACCGAGAGGGGCGTGTTGAGAAGCGTAACAATGAATCCGATCTTGGCGGCACGATGCGCCTCGGTTCGCAGCGTTGCCCTGTAAAAGAAGGTACCCTGGCCCATGACATCTATGGCGCCGAAGTGAACGAACGCCACCGTCACCGTTATGAAGTCAACAATGCATACGTTCCTCGCTTGGAAAAGTCTGGATTGATTATTTCCGCTAGAACTCCGAATGAGTCTCTCCCCGAGATGATGGAGTTACCAAGTTCAATGCATCCCTGGTTCTTTGGTGTCCAATTTCATCCGGAGTTCACATCAACGCCGCGTGATGGGCATCCATTGTTTTCAGCATTCATTAAGGCGTCATTAATTCACCAAGCTGCTACGGCTAAGCAGATCGCCTAA
- a CDS encoding DUF2147 domain-containing protein has protein sequence MNKNRHLALNFLFFIIAMGSQACGAQDLGSINGVWKTYDDETNQPAALVEISSKDGVYSGTIKKLLDPNSPSTCDKCTDQRKGKPVLGMQILTGLRWVEGSYVGGRILDPDDGEIYRVQIKPIDQGAKLDVHAYIGIPLLGRTQTWIREK, from the coding sequence ATGAACAAAAACCGTCACTTAGCCTTGAATTTTCTATTTTTTATTATTGCCATGGGCTCCCAAGCCTGTGGTGCACAAGATCTAGGGTCTATTAATGGCGTTTGGAAGACCTATGATGACGAAACCAATCAGCCCGCCGCCCTCGTCGAAATCAGCTCTAAGGATGGGGTTTATAGCGGCACAATTAAAAAGCTTCTAGACCCCAATTCCCCAAGCACGTGCGATAAGTGCACGGATCAACGCAAAGGCAAGCCGGTTCTGGGCATGCAAATTCTTACGGGACTACGCTGGGTAGAAGGCTCTTATGTCGGTGGTCGCATTCTGGACCCTGATGACGGCGAGATCTACCGAGTGCAAATCAAGCCAATCGATCAAGGCGCCAAACTAGATGTGCATGCCTATATTGGAATCCCCCTACTAGGCAGAACTCAAACCTGGATAAGAGAAAAATAA